A section of the Streptomyces sp. 6-11-2 genome encodes:
- a CDS encoding carbohydrate ABC transporter permease, with translation MNTSVLREDSTTAGASRPTGGGWGRSAPGSRRRTARLLGRALLYAALIALSAAILVPFAWMLVSSVKRDNEVLTVPIQWIPQEFHWDNFSRIWTRIPLLTYLGNSLFLSVTITGLQVLTGSFAAYGFAKARFPGRDALFLAYVSTIAVPWQAYMVPQYIIMERLGLVNTHLSLILLQAFGAFGVFLMRQYYLTIPDEISEAARLDGLSEYGIWARIVLPLSKPALASLALLTFVNTWNDYMGPFIYLTDNELWTVQIGLRQFVGIYDSEYAMIMTGSVLSVLPILVVFLLGQRYFVQGIATSGMK, from the coding sequence ATGAACACGAGCGTGCTGCGAGAGGACAGCACGACGGCCGGGGCTTCGCGCCCGACCGGTGGCGGGTGGGGCCGGTCCGCTCCGGGGAGTCGCCGCCGGACGGCGCGGCTCCTGGGCCGCGCCCTGCTCTACGCGGCGCTGATCGCGCTGTCGGCCGCGATCCTGGTGCCCTTCGCCTGGATGCTGGTCTCCTCGGTCAAGCGGGACAACGAGGTGCTCACGGTCCCGATCCAGTGGATCCCCCAGGAGTTCCACTGGGACAACTTCTCCCGCATCTGGACCCGGATCCCGCTGCTCACCTACCTGGGGAACTCGTTGTTCCTCAGTGTCACCATCACCGGGCTGCAGGTGCTGACCGGGAGCTTCGCGGCCTACGGCTTCGCCAAGGCCCGTTTCCCCGGACGCGATGCCCTGTTCCTCGCCTACGTCAGCACCATCGCGGTGCCGTGGCAGGCGTACATGGTGCCGCAGTACATCATCATGGAGCGCCTGGGACTGGTGAACACGCACCTCTCGCTGATCCTGCTGCAGGCCTTCGGTGCGTTCGGCGTGTTTCTGATGCGGCAGTACTACCTGACGATCCCGGACGAGATCAGCGAGGCCGCGCGGCTGGACGGGCTCAGCGAGTACGGCATCTGGGCACGGATCGTGCTTCCCCTGTCGAAGCCGGCGCTGGCCAGTCTCGCGCTGCTGACCTTCGTCAACACCTGGAACGACTACATGGGGCCGTTCATCTATCTGACCGACAACGAGCTGTGGACGGTACAGATCGGACTGCGGCAGTTCGTCGGCATCTACGACTCCGAATACGCCATGATCATGACCGGATCGGTGTTGTCGGTACTGCCGATCCTGGTCGTCTTCCTGCTCGGACAGCGCTACTTCGTCCAGGGCATCGCCACCAGCGGAATGAAGTGA
- a CDS encoding MerR family transcriptional regulator: MAWSIAEVARMSKVTSRTLRHYDEIGLLPPAWIGSNGHRYYEEADLLRLQQILLMRELDLGLREIQAVLDSQLGQVAVLREHHQRLLAERDRLETLARTVGRTIAELEDSKDKGHMTKINRPENLFEGFQPPSEAEVEVRERWPQAWEQSRQAVEAMTAEDTERWQREVTAQMIRMAEFMVAGTPVSDPAVQAEVDVNYQGICRFWTPTAAAYKGVGQTYVDDPQMRANFDKIADGLAVYQRNAMTVYADARLS; the protein is encoded by the coding sequence ATGGCCTGGTCGATCGCGGAGGTAGCGCGGATGTCCAAGGTGACATCGCGGACGCTGCGGCATTACGACGAGATCGGCTTGCTGCCGCCCGCATGGATTGGGAGCAACGGGCACCGCTACTACGAGGAGGCCGATCTGCTGCGGTTGCAGCAGATCCTGCTGATGCGGGAGCTGGACCTGGGGCTGCGCGAGATCCAGGCGGTCCTGGACAGCCAGCTCGGCCAGGTGGCCGTGCTCCGCGAGCACCACCAACGGCTGCTCGCGGAACGGGACCGGCTGGAGACGCTGGCCCGTACGGTCGGCCGCACCATCGCCGAACTGGAAGACAGTAAGGACAAGGGGCACATGACGAAGATCAACAGGCCGGAGAACCTGTTCGAGGGGTTCCAGCCCCCCTCCGAGGCCGAGGTCGAGGTACGGGAGCGGTGGCCGCAGGCGTGGGAGCAGTCCCGGCAGGCCGTCGAGGCGATGACCGCCGAGGACACGGAGCGCTGGCAGCGTGAGGTGACGGCGCAGATGATCCGTATGGCGGAGTTCATGGTGGCCGGCACGCCGGTCTCCGACCCCGCGGTACAGGCTGAGGTGGACGTCAACTACCAGGGCATCTGCCGGTTCTGGACCCCGACCGCGGCCGCGTACAAGGGAGTGGGCCAGACCTATGTCGACGACCCGCAGATGCGGGCCAACTTCGACAAGATCGCCGACGGTCTGGCCGTCTACCAGCGCAATGCGATGACCGTGTACGCCGATGCCCGGCTGAGCTGA
- a CDS encoding hydroxyacid dehydrogenase — protein MQTKPHALVVMSRESFEAHFDAARLARLADLVTLGDPVWTDDLDAPAVRAQLADVEVMLTSWGAPQLTPERLDAAPALRAVLHCAGSVRGLVGDDVWRRGIRITSAADTNAIPVAEYTLAAIIFAGKKVPFLAADERLAYEGWGRVTGYGDLSNFAQTVGIVGFSRIGRRVVELLKVLDGTTCLVADPHADPEEVSAAGATLVELVDLLPRVDVLSLHAPELQETRHLIGAEQLRLLPDHATVINTARGSLIDSDALAAECASGRLFAILDVTDPEPLPASSPLRRLAQVMVTPHVAGSLGSEIGRLTDHTIDELARWIGRQPLQGEVTAESWALGLSA, from the coding sequence ATGCAGACGAAGCCACACGCACTGGTCGTGATGAGCAGGGAGAGCTTCGAAGCGCACTTCGACGCTGCCCGTCTCGCACGGCTGGCGGACCTGGTGACGCTGGGTGATCCTGTCTGGACCGACGACCTCGACGCCCCGGCGGTACGGGCCCAGCTGGCGGACGTCGAGGTGATGCTGACGTCCTGGGGCGCTCCCCAGCTGACACCGGAGCGGCTCGACGCGGCGCCCGCGCTGCGCGCGGTGCTGCACTGCGCCGGCAGCGTGCGGGGCCTGGTGGGAGACGACGTGTGGCGGCGGGGGATCCGGATCACCAGCGCAGCCGACACCAACGCCATTCCGGTGGCCGAGTACACCTTGGCGGCCATCATCTTCGCCGGCAAGAAGGTTCCCTTCCTCGCCGCCGACGAGCGTCTCGCGTACGAGGGGTGGGGCAGGGTGACGGGCTACGGGGATCTGTCGAACTTCGCGCAGACCGTCGGCATCGTCGGGTTCTCCCGGATCGGCCGCAGGGTCGTCGAACTGCTCAAGGTTCTCGACGGCACCACCTGTCTGGTCGCGGATCCGCACGCAGATCCGGAGGAGGTCTCGGCGGCCGGCGCGACCCTGGTCGAGCTGGTGGACCTGCTACCCAGAGTCGACGTATTGTCCCTGCACGCTCCCGAGCTGCAGGAGACTCGGCACCTCATCGGTGCGGAGCAACTGCGTCTGCTTCCGGACCATGCGACGGTCATCAACACGGCGCGGGGCAGCCTGATCGACTCCGACGCACTCGCCGCCGAGTGCGCGTCCGGCCGCCTCTTCGCCATCCTCGACGTGACCGACCCCGAGCCGCTGCCCGCGAGTTCACCGCTGCGGCGGCTGGCTCAGGTGATGGTCACCCCGCATGTGGCGGGGTCGCTCGGTTCGGAGATCGGGCGCCTCACCGACCACACCATCGACGAGCTGGCCCGGTGGATCGGGCGGCAGCCTCTGCAAGGAGAGGTCACCGCCGAATCCTGGGCCCTCGGACTGAGTGCCTGA
- a CDS encoding MFS transporter produces MFARTSWRHRSLRGASQAGLVNHLNDGLTWGVFPLLFTDHGLGLAAVGLIKGIYPILWGLGQTYTGHLADRIGRKPLIVWGMLLQAAGFVLALVLLAHPLLAGISSAVALGIGTAMVYPALIASVSDHVHPAWRANALGAYRFWRDIGYAVGALIAGVLADTLNLNAAVSAAAALTAASGLLAARWVSDRHGPWTEPPPRRRGCPGRLPPRGRAHRDGGGPSARSRSP; encoded by the coding sequence GTGTTCGCCCGAACCTCCTGGCGTCACCGTTCGCTGCGCGGCGCGAGCCAGGCCGGGCTGGTCAACCACCTCAACGATGGCCTTACCTGGGGCGTCTTCCCCCTGCTGTTCACCGACCACGGCCTCGGTCTTGCCGCGGTCGGGCTGATCAAGGGGATCTACCCGATCCTGTGGGGCCTGGGGCAGACCTACACCGGCCACCTCGCCGACCGCATCGGCCGCAAACCACTCATCGTGTGGGGGATGCTCCTGCAGGCCGCCGGGTTCGTCCTCGCACTGGTCCTGCTGGCCCATCCGCTGCTGGCCGGGATCTCCTCCGCCGTCGCTCTCGGCATAGGCACGGCCATGGTCTATCCGGCGCTGATCGCCTCGGTCTCCGACCACGTCCACCCCGCGTGGCGGGCCAACGCCCTGGGCGCCTACCGCTTCTGGCGCGACATCGGCTACGCCGTCGGCGCCCTCATCGCCGGCGTCCTGGCCGACACCCTCAACCTGAACGCCGCTGTCAGCGCCGCGGCAGCCCTGACCGCAGCCTCCGGTCTGCTCGCCGCGCGGTGGGTCTCCGACCGCCACGGCCCCTGGACCGAACCACCGCCCCGCCGCCGCGGGTGCCCGGGCCGCCTGCCGCCCCGCGGTCGCGCCCACCGCGACGGCGGCGGGCCGTCGGCGAGGTCGCGCTCGCCATGA
- a CDS encoding substrate-binding domain-containing protein: MAGDRLFALQRRERIMDELRRHGAVRVPELAQMLEVSELTVRRDIGALAGRGLLTKVHGGATLPTETDSAPQRRTRPGSTPFTIGMVVPSLDYYWPAIVTGARAAAVALGVQIQLRGSSYDRAEDRRQISRLIEAKQVQGLLLAPSLEADGADEMIDWIGKLPVPTILVERQTAPWTPTPCQLEWVRSDHALGMEMAVRHLHEHGHRRIGLVLANGSPTSAHLAQGWLRACAELDLPGEFVVRESVALDIPGHRQIIEEILLRCRRSRTTALIVHSDQDAMSVAQYAAEQGIAIPDDMALVSYDDEVARLAEPAMTAVRPPKSRVGRAAVEMMVSRLMEGKRRPAQRVLVLPELIIRNSSIRTWEGR, translated from the coding sequence ATGGCCGGTGACCGGCTCTTCGCTCTGCAACGCAGGGAGCGGATCATGGACGAACTACGCCGGCACGGCGCCGTCCGGGTCCCCGAGCTGGCCCAAATGCTCGAGGTCAGTGAGCTGACGGTGCGGCGCGACATCGGCGCACTCGCCGGCCGCGGCCTGCTCACCAAGGTGCACGGCGGCGCGACCCTCCCGACCGAAACCGACTCGGCTCCCCAGCGCCGGACCCGCCCCGGATCCACGCCGTTCACCATCGGCATGGTCGTTCCCTCGCTGGACTACTACTGGCCAGCCATCGTGACCGGCGCCCGGGCCGCCGCAGTCGCGCTCGGCGTGCAGATCCAGCTGCGCGGGTCGAGCTACGATCGGGCCGAGGACCGCCGGCAGATCAGCCGGCTGATCGAGGCCAAGCAGGTGCAAGGACTCCTGCTGGCGCCGAGCCTCGAGGCCGACGGCGCCGATGAGATGATCGACTGGATCGGCAAGCTGCCGGTGCCGACGATCCTGGTGGAACGGCAGACGGCGCCCTGGACTCCGACGCCGTGTCAGCTTGAGTGGGTGCGAAGCGACCACGCGCTCGGCATGGAGATGGCGGTGCGTCACCTCCACGAACACGGACACCGCCGGATTGGCCTGGTGCTCGCGAACGGCAGCCCGACATCGGCGCATCTCGCCCAGGGCTGGCTGCGGGCCTGCGCGGAACTCGATCTGCCCGGCGAGTTCGTGGTCCGGGAGAGCGTGGCCCTCGACATACCCGGCCACCGGCAGATCATCGAGGAGATCCTGCTCCGCTGCCGCCGGTCTCGGACCACCGCGCTCATCGTGCACAGCGACCAGGACGCGATGTCCGTCGCCCAGTACGCCGCCGAACAAGGCATCGCCATCCCGGACGACATGGCTCTCGTCAGCTACGACGACGAGGTGGCCCGGCTCGCCGAACCGGCCATGACGGCGGTCCGCCCGCCCAAGTCCCGGGTGGGCCGGGCCGCGGTGGAGATGATGGTCTCAAGGCTGATGGAGGGCAAGCGCCGCCCCGCGCAACGCGTCCTCGTCCTGCCCGAGCTGATCATCCGCAACTCCTCGATCAGGACATGGGAAGGCCGGTAG
- a CDS encoding carbohydrate ABC transporter permease codes for MSPESGAAAARRRSRRTTLVGWSFILPNFLGFAALTLVPVLATLLLAFTNWNSYSTPEWVGLANFRRMFGSDTFWVALSNTAWYAVGHIPLTLAASLGLAVLLNQKLRGVGFLRTAFFFPYITSLVAVAVVWNMLFSPDLGPVNQLLRAVGVSHPPGWTTSTDWAMPAVIITSVWRDMGYYMVLYLAGLQAIPAELYEAARVDGAGPWQRFWHITVPSLRPTTFFVLVMLTISSFKVFDLVQIMTEGGPGRSTLVLSQVIFREGIKQGRFGYSSAISLVLFVIVLMITVVQFRFQRRNER; via the coding sequence ATGAGCCCGGAATCCGGCGCCGCAGCCGCCAGGCGGCGAAGTCGGCGCACCACACTGGTCGGCTGGAGTTTCATCCTCCCGAACTTCCTCGGTTTCGCGGCCCTGACCCTGGTTCCGGTGCTCGCGACGCTGCTGCTGGCGTTCACGAACTGGAACTCGTACTCCACACCGGAATGGGTCGGGCTCGCGAACTTCCGCAGGATGTTCGGCAGCGACACCTTCTGGGTCGCACTGAGCAACACCGCGTGGTACGCCGTCGGCCATATCCCGCTCACGCTGGCGGCGTCCCTCGGCCTGGCCGTGCTGCTCAACCAGAAACTCCGCGGCGTCGGGTTCCTGCGTACGGCGTTCTTCTTCCCGTACATCACCTCGCTGGTCGCGGTGGCGGTGGTATGGAACATGCTCTTCAGTCCCGACCTGGGGCCGGTGAACCAGCTGCTGCGGGCCGTGGGTGTCAGCCATCCGCCGGGGTGGACCACCTCCACCGACTGGGCGATGCCCGCGGTCATCATCACCAGTGTGTGGCGGGACATGGGCTACTACATGGTGCTTTACCTCGCCGGGCTCCAGGCGATCCCCGCGGAGCTGTACGAGGCGGCACGGGTGGACGGGGCCGGCCCGTGGCAGCGGTTCTGGCACATCACCGTCCCGTCCCTGCGGCCCACCACATTCTTCGTGCTGGTCATGCTGACGATCTCCAGCTTCAAGGTTTTCGACCTGGTGCAGATCATGACCGAGGGAGGCCCCGGCCGGTCGACCCTGGTGCTGTCCCAGGTGATCTTCCGGGAGGGAATCAAGCAGGGGCGCTTCGGCTACTCTTCGGCGATTTCCCTGGTGCTCTTCGTCATCGTGTTGATGATCACCGTAGTCCAGTTCCGGTTCCAGCGGAGGAATGAGCGATGA
- a CDS encoding DUF2264 domain-containing protein produces the protein MIIRPGTTVPEDRVRSPYTGWTREHWTTLADRMLAALEPYRSPAGARVALPGPVSMYGTDSDGLEGFARTFLLAGFRIAGEHGADPGGLLDRYARGLAAGTDPRSPEAWPRPDELGQAKVEAASVALVLQLTRPWLWDLLDDGVRERTVDWLATVLGQPYPRNNWVWFRIVVESFLREAGGPWSAADIEEDLAFHASMRRPGGWLSDGEERSYDHYTGWALHLYPLLWTHLFDVTGSLCPPQLRETWAADLRDYLDDAVRLVGADGSPLLQGRSLTYRFAAAAPFWVGAVTGAGGQPPGLVRRVTGGIVRHFTDRDAPDAEGLLTLGWHHAWPAMRQSYSGSGSPYWASKGMLGLILPADHPVWTDTELPLPIETADTERVLTAPGWLLSARRRDGIAMVLNHGTDHARPGDTGADSPPYARLGYSTATVPPLTADAVASPIDNAVVLLDDTGRASHRSGFEPLFARELPGGVLAAASRGPVRWVDTAADDSPDYGSGRRGPVAPGPVITVASLLRDGVEIRLARVDAPATGASPSWRAVRLGGWPVAADTRPGTQITPGEPGPSAEARTASLRSRLRALRGFDLGGVTTQQDTSPLGSWTAIPWLATDTDTPFGEVLAAMVLLDRGGPDAADPSLTVYPEPDGGHLVALTWADGLRTEITLPAASG, from the coding sequence ATGATCATCCGCCCCGGCACAACCGTCCCGGAGGACCGGGTCCGCTCCCCATACACCGGGTGGACCCGAGAGCACTGGACCACTCTCGCGGACCGGATGCTCGCCGCCCTCGAGCCGTATCGCTCCCCGGCCGGCGCCCGCGTCGCCCTGCCGGGCCCCGTCAGCATGTACGGCACCGACTCCGACGGCCTGGAGGGCTTCGCCCGCACCTTCCTGCTGGCCGGCTTCCGAATCGCCGGGGAGCACGGCGCCGACCCCGGCGGGCTGCTCGACCGGTACGCACGCGGCCTGGCGGCGGGCACCGACCCGCGTTCCCCGGAGGCCTGGCCGCGCCCCGACGAGCTCGGCCAGGCCAAGGTCGAGGCCGCGTCCGTGGCGCTGGTGCTGCAACTGACCCGGCCCTGGCTGTGGGACCTGCTCGACGACGGGGTGCGCGAGCGCACCGTCGACTGGCTGGCGACCGTGCTCGGCCAGCCCTACCCGCGGAACAACTGGGTCTGGTTCAGGATCGTCGTCGAGTCCTTCCTCCGCGAGGCGGGCGGCCCGTGGTCGGCCGCCGACATCGAGGAGGACCTCGCCTTCCACGCCTCGATGCGCAGGCCGGGCGGCTGGCTCAGCGACGGCGAGGAACGGTCCTACGATCACTACACGGGCTGGGCGCTGCACCTCTACCCGCTGCTGTGGACCCACCTGTTCGACGTCACCGGCTCGCTCTGCCCGCCACAGCTGCGCGAGACCTGGGCGGCGGACCTGCGGGACTACCTCGACGACGCGGTCCGGCTGGTGGGCGCGGACGGCTCCCCGCTGCTACAGGGCCGCAGCCTCACCTACCGGTTCGCCGCCGCCGCACCGTTCTGGGTCGGCGCAGTCACCGGGGCCGGCGGACAGCCGCCGGGACTGGTACGCCGCGTGACCGGCGGCATCGTCCGGCACTTCACCGACCGGGACGCCCCCGACGCGGAGGGGCTGCTGACACTGGGCTGGCACCACGCCTGGCCCGCGATGCGGCAGTCCTACTCCGGTTCCGGCTCACCGTATTGGGCGTCCAAGGGAATGCTCGGGCTGATACTGCCTGCCGACCACCCGGTGTGGACGGACACGGAACTCCCGCTCCCCATCGAGACCGCCGACACGGAGCGGGTGCTCACCGCCCCCGGCTGGCTGCTCTCCGCACGGCGCCGCGACGGGATCGCGATGGTCCTCAACCACGGCACCGACCACGCCCGCCCCGGCGACACCGGCGCGGACTCGCCCCCGTACGCACGGCTCGGCTACTCCACCGCCACGGTCCCCCCGCTAACCGCGGACGCGGTGGCCTCCCCGATCGACAACGCGGTAGTACTGCTCGACGACACGGGCCGGGCTTCCCACCGGTCCGGCTTCGAGCCGCTGTTCGCGCGGGAGCTGCCGGGTGGTGTGCTGGCGGCCGCCTCCCGCGGGCCGGTGCGCTGGGTCGACACCGCCGCCGACGACTCGCCCGACTACGGCTCCGGCCGGCGCGGACCGGTGGCCCCCGGGCCGGTGATCACCGTCGCCTCGCTGCTGCGCGACGGGGTGGAGATCCGCCTCGCCCGGGTCGACGCGCCTGCGACCGGTGCGAGCCCGTCCTGGCGTGCCGTGCGGCTGGGCGGCTGGCCGGTGGCGGCCGACACCCGGCCGGGCACACAGATCACTCCCGGCGAGCCGGGCCCGTCCGCCGAGGCCCGGACCGCGTCACTGCGATCTCGCCTGCGGGCCCTGCGGGGATTCGACCTCGGCGGAGTCACGACCCAGCAGGACACCAGTCCCCTCGGCTCCTGGACGGCGATCCCCTGGCTGGCCACGGACACGGACACACCGTTCGGCGAGGTCCTCGCCGCCATGGTGCTCCTGGACCGGGGAGGCCCGGATGCCGCGGACCCCTCACTGACCGTGTACCCCGAGCCCGACGGCGGTCATCTCGTCGCGCTCACCTGGGCGGACGGCCTGCGCACCGAGATCACCCTGCCCGCCGCGTCGGGATAA
- a CDS encoding transposase, which produces MVLRALDSAPPIAWVTADATYGQECGFRRMLEEAGVGYVLAVPSSSRSSRLRGVGASTRSTNRATALRARRAGSCQTRNSASGKERWRRGGTR; this is translated from the coding sequence ATGGTGTTGAGGGCGCTTGACTCTGCGCCGCCGATCGCCTGGGTGACCGCTGATGCGACTTACGGCCAGGAATGCGGCTTCCGGCGGATGCTGGAGGAGGCCGGTGTGGGCTATGTCCTTGCGGTCCCAAGTAGCAGCAGGTCAAGTCGCCTGCGGGGAGTTGGCGCATCGACAAGATCAACTAACCGTGCAACAGCCCTGAGGGCGCGGCGCGCCGGCTCGTGTCAGACAAGGAACTCTGCGAGCGGGAAAGAGCGATGGCGACGTGGTGGAACCAGATAG
- a CDS encoding IS630 family transposase, whose protein sequence is MASRGPRAVEVVLSAEERAELARWAGGAVSARVAERARIILACAEGVSNTGVAADFGVSTETVRKWRSRFVARRMAGLVDEPRPGRRKPELVLSEAERAELTRWARRAKTAQFLALRARIVLRCAEGGSNKEVAAELGVSHGTVNRWRSRFIRLRLDGLSDEPRPGRPPSILLDQVEDVLTATLESTPGKDTHWSRASMAKHSGLSKSTIGRIWKRFDLKPHLQDAFKLSTDPQFIAKVVDVVGLYHHPPEKAVVLCVDEKSQIQALDRSQPVLPMMPGMPERRTHDYYRHGITSLFAAFNIADGSVISELHRRHRAIEFKKFLVTIDKAVPASLDVHLVCDNYATHNTAEIKTWLGKHPRFHVHFTPTGSSWMNQVERWFGLLTDKLIRRGVHTSVKALEQDIRAWIDSWNENPRPFTWTKTADEILNSLADYLTKVTPPATENQRET, encoded by the coding sequence ATGGCGTCTCGGGGTCCTCGTGCAGTCGAAGTCGTGCTGTCTGCCGAGGAGCGTGCGGAGTTGGCACGTTGGGCGGGTGGCGCGGTGTCGGCCCGTGTGGCGGAGCGGGCCCGGATCATTCTGGCCTGTGCGGAAGGTGTCTCAAATACCGGTGTAGCAGCGGACTTCGGGGTATCCACGGAGACAGTGCGCAAGTGGCGCTCGCGATTCGTAGCCCGGCGGATGGCTGGCCTGGTGGACGAGCCGCGGCCGGGCCGGCGCAAGCCGGAGCTGGTGCTTTCCGAGGCCGAGCGGGCAGAGCTGACGCGCTGGGCGCGGCGGGCCAAGACCGCGCAGTTCCTGGCGCTGCGGGCGAGGATCGTGCTGCGGTGCGCGGAAGGCGGGTCGAACAAGGAGGTCGCCGCCGAACTCGGTGTGTCGCACGGAACGGTTAACCGCTGGCGGTCGAGGTTCATCCGCTTGAGGCTGGACGGGCTGAGCGATGAGCCGCGTCCCGGCAGGCCGCCCTCGATTCTGCTGGACCAGGTCGAGGATGTGCTCACGGCGACGTTGGAGTCCACCCCGGGCAAGGACACGCACTGGTCGCGGGCCTCGATGGCGAAGCACTCTGGGCTGTCGAAGTCCACCATCGGGCGGATCTGGAAGAGGTTCGACCTCAAGCCTCATCTCCAGGACGCGTTCAAGCTCTCCACCGACCCGCAGTTCATCGCGAAGGTCGTCGACGTCGTCGGCCTGTATCACCATCCGCCCGAGAAAGCGGTAGTGCTGTGCGTGGACGAGAAGAGCCAAATCCAGGCGCTGGACCGGTCTCAGCCGGTGCTGCCGATGATGCCGGGCATGCCCGAGCGGCGCACCCACGATTACTACCGCCACGGCATCACCAGTCTGTTCGCTGCCTTCAACATCGCCGATGGCAGCGTCATATCGGAGCTGCACCGCCGTCACCGGGCCATCGAGTTCAAGAAGTTCCTTGTCACGATCGACAAGGCCGTGCCCGCCAGCCTCGACGTCCACCTGGTCTGTGACAATTACGCCACCCACAACACCGCCGAGATCAAGACGTGGCTCGGAAAACACCCCCGCTTCCACGTCCACTTCACCCCCACCGGCTCCTCGTGGATGAACCAGGTCGAGCGGTGGTTCGGCCTGCTGACGGACAAGCTCATCCGCCGCGGCGTGCACACCTCCGTGAAGGCACTGGAGCAAGACATCAGGGCCTGGATCGACTCATGGAACGAGAACCCCAGGCCCTTCACCTGGACCAAGACCGCCGACGAGATCCTCAACTCCCTCGCCGACTACCTCACCAAGGTCACTCCGCCAGCCACCGAGAACCAGCGAGAGACTTAA
- a CDS encoding ABC transporter substrate-binding protein codes for MRRPAKILTAAIALALLTAGCSSSGGSDTTADGKKVLRIALWNYDQTPEFKALIDGFKAKYPDIEVRPVDILSDDYSEKVTTMLAGGDTTDVLTMKTLTDYARFGTRGQLQSVTDEAGKLDKAKYGGLDAYDLNGEYYALPYRQDFYVLYYNKALLRDSGADLSKLTWSDYAALAKRQTKGNGASKVYGTYHHTWRSLVQAIAAAQTGGDLLGGDYGFFKDQYAMTLDLQKSGATMPWATANSQKVTYKTMFTTDKAAMVPMGTWFAAVLVQEKAAGNFKDDWGMVPLPQITADGKTTTFGAPTAFAINKKAKNSDAARKFLSFASGPEGAAAVAKIGITPSYTDESVMNTYFSVQGMPTDDLTKKAMHPDTVKLEMPISEKSSDVDTILTEEHQLVMTGEKSLDQGIKEMNSRVKSEVG; via the coding sequence ATGAGAAGACCCGCCAAGATCCTGACGGCAGCCATCGCGCTGGCCCTGCTCACCGCAGGGTGCAGCAGCAGCGGCGGTTCCGACACCACCGCCGACGGCAAGAAGGTACTCAGGATCGCCCTGTGGAACTACGACCAGACACCAGAGTTCAAGGCGCTGATCGACGGGTTCAAGGCGAAGTACCCGGACATCGAGGTCCGCCCGGTCGACATCCTCTCCGACGACTACTCGGAGAAGGTCACCACGATGCTGGCCGGTGGCGACACCACCGACGTGCTGACGATGAAGACCCTCACGGACTACGCCCGGTTCGGTACGCGGGGCCAGCTTCAGTCGGTCACCGATGAGGCCGGCAAGCTCGACAAGGCGAAGTACGGCGGGCTCGACGCCTACGACCTGAACGGCGAGTACTACGCGCTGCCGTACCGGCAGGACTTCTACGTCCTCTACTACAACAAGGCGTTGCTCAGGGACAGCGGCGCGGATCTGTCCAAGCTGACCTGGTCCGACTACGCCGCGCTGGCGAAGCGGCAGACGAAGGGCAACGGCGCGTCGAAGGTCTACGGCACCTACCACCACACCTGGCGTTCGCTCGTCCAGGCGATAGCGGCGGCGCAGACCGGCGGCGACCTGCTCGGAGGTGACTACGGGTTCTTCAAGGACCAGTACGCGATGACCCTCGACCTGCAGAAGTCCGGGGCGACCATGCCGTGGGCCACGGCCAACAGCCAGAAGGTCACCTACAAGACGATGTTCACGACCGACAAGGCCGCGATGGTGCCGATGGGCACCTGGTTCGCCGCGGTCCTGGTGCAGGAGAAGGCCGCAGGCAACTTCAAGGACGACTGGGGCATGGTGCCCCTGCCGCAGATCACCGCCGACGGCAAGACGACCACCTTCGGCGCACCGACCGCCTTCGCCATCAACAAGAAGGCGAAGAACTCCGACGCGGCCAGGAAGTTCCTGTCGTTCGCGTCCGGTCCCGAGGGCGCCGCCGCGGTCGCCAAGATCGGCATCACCCCGTCCTACACCGACGAGTCGGTCATGAACACCTACTTCTCCGTCCAGGGGATGCCGACCGACGACCTCACCAAGAAGGCCATGCACCCGGACACGGTGAAGCTGGAGATGCCGATCAGCGAGAAGTCCTCGGACGTCGACACCATCCTCACCGAGGAGCACCAACTCGTGATGACCGGTGAGAAGTCGCTCGACCAGGGCATCAAGGAGATGAACTCCCGAGTGAAGTCCGAAGTCGGATGA